One stretch of bacterium DNA includes these proteins:
- a CDS encoding cell division protein SepF: protein MSLLQQALDYLGWKTDDLDGEEVDPDGYDDLGGVEDHTPGHDSGVIPLRHERAEFAGVSIVRADPANMDQATTVADEIKRRRPVLLNLQGAAEPEAKRIRDFLAGVTYGLNGYMRRIADWVFICAPFDMPVEKLMLDGPRSNEARYENADRRSIQEL, encoded by the coding sequence ATGTCACTACTGCAGCAGGCCTTGGATTACCTGGGGTGGAAGACCGACGACCTGGACGGCGAAGAGGTTGATCCGGACGGATACGACGACCTGGGGGGCGTAGAGGACCACACGCCGGGGCATGACAGCGGCGTCATCCCCCTCCGCCATGAGCGCGCCGAGTTCGCCGGGGTCAGCATCGTGCGCGCCGATCCCGCGAACATGGACCAGGCGACGACCGTGGCCGACGAGATCAAGCGTCGGCGGCCCGTGCTGCTGAACCTGCAGGGCGCCGCGGAGCCCGAAGCCAAGCGCATCCGCGATTTCCTCGCCGGTGTCACCTATGGCCTCAATGGCTACATGCGGCGCATCGCCGACTGGGTCTTCATCTGCGCCCCCTTCGACATGCCGGTTGAGAAGCTGATGCTGGACGGCCCGCGCTCGAACGAAGCTCGCTACGAGAACGCGGACCGACGCTCCATCCAGGAGTTGTGA